The following proteins are encoded in a genomic region of Magallana gigas chromosome 1, xbMagGiga1.1, whole genome shotgun sequence:
- the LOC136275864 gene encoding trichohyalin-like gives MQVKRLDPEYRNKERLSDILNKRKQRQDADKRQDERLRDAKAKREKRKDPLISKDEQAKNSQSRKRKRKDPEIKQEEQLRNTLSRKRKRQDLQVRREEQLRDTTARREKRKNPQISKEEQVKNTNYKERKRKDPKIKQEEQLRNTLSRKRKRQDLQVRREEQLRDTTARREKRKNPQISKEEQVKNTKYKKRKRKDPEIKQEEQLRNTLSRKRKRQDLQVRREEQLRDTTARREKRKNPQISKGEQVKNTNYKKRKRKDPEIKQEEQLRNTLSRKRKRQDLQVRREEQLRDTTARREKRKNPQISQEEQVKNTNYKKRKRKDPEIKQEEQLRNTLSRKRKRQDLQVRREEQLRDTTAKREKRKNPQISKEEQVKNTKYKKRKRKDPEIKQEEQLRNTLSRKRKRQDLQVLFQAFQLPMDWNLMKFRMS, from the coding sequence ATGCAAGTCAAAAGACTTGACCCTGAATATCGTAATAAAGAAAGACTTagtgatattttaaataaaaggaaaCAGAGACAGGATGCTGATAAAAGACAAGACGAAAGGTTGAGAGATGCGAAagcaaaaagagaaaaaagaaaagatccTCTCATATCTAAAGATGAACAGGCCAAAAACTCTCAATCAAGAAAAAGGAAGCGTAAAGATCCTGAAATAAAACAGGAGGAACAGTTGAGAAATACTTTATCTAGGAAAAGAAAGCGTCAAGACCTTCAGGTAAGACGGGAGGAACAATTGAGAGATACTACAGCTAgaagagaaaaaagaaagaatccTCAGATATCAAAGGAAGAACAAGTGAAGAACACTAATTACAAGGAAAGGAAGCGTAAAGATCCTAAAATAAAACAGGAGGAACAGTTGAGAAATACTTTATCTAGGAAAAGAAAGCGTCAAGACCTTCAGGTAAGACGGGAGGAACAATTGAGAGATACTACAGCTagaagagaaaaaagaaaaaatcctcaGATATCAAAGGAAGAACAAGTGAAGAACACTAAATACAAGAAAAGGAAGCGTAAAGATCCTGAAATAAAACAGGAGGAACAGTTGAGAAATACTTTATCTAGGAAAAGAAAGCGTCAAGACCTTCAGGTAAGACGGGAGGAACAATTGAGAGATACTACAGCTagaagagaaaaaagaaaaaatcctcaGATATCAAAGGGAGAACAAGTGAAGAACACTAATTACAAGAAGAGGAAGCGTAAAGATCCTGAAATAAAACAGGAGGAACAGTTGAGAAATACTTTATCTAGGAAAAGAAAGCGTCAAGACCTTCAGGTAAGACGGGAGGAACAATTGAGAGATACTACAGCTagaagagaaaaaagaaaaaatcctcaGATATCACAGGAAGAACAAGTGAAGAACACTAATTACAAGAAAAGGAAGCGTAAAGATCCTGAAATAAAACAGGAGGAACAGTTGAGAAATACTTTATCTAGGAAAAGAAAGCGTCAAGACCTTCAGGTAAGACGGGAGGAACAATTGAGAGATACTACAgctaaaagagaaaaaagaaaaaatcctcaGATATCAAAGGAAGAACAAGTGAAGAACACTAAATACAAGAAAAGGAAGCGTAAAGATCCTGAAATAAAACAGGAGGAACAGTTGAGAAATACTTTATCTAGGAAAAGAAAGCGTCAAGACCTTCAG